The nucleotide sequence gagaaaatcattcaaattcgagataggcttaggacggcccgaagtcgtcaaaagagctataccgacaaacgacgcaacgatcttgaatttcaagccggtgaccgggtaatgttaaaagtcgcaccttggaagggtgtaatccgttttgggaaacgcgggaagctaaatccgcggtatattggtcctttcaaaatcttggagcgtattggaaccgttgcttatcgtttagatcttccgcctcaattgaactccgttcatcctactttccatgtatccaacttgaaaaagtgtcttgccgaacccgatatcgtcattcctctcgaggagcttaccattgatgacaaacttcatttcgtggaggaaccggttgaaattgtggacacctccgtcaagacattgaaacaaagccgaatcccgattgttaaagtccgttggaacgccaaaaggggacccgagtttacttgggaaagacaagatcaaatgcaaaggaagtatcctcatctattcgtgaattcggaaacgcaagatctcgaggaagaaacaacgactactacgcctacttaaatttcgggacgaaatttcttttaaggtgtaggtaatgtaacatcccgcctttctccatttacttttccgtttaactatttaagttccgttatatgtttataacacatctcgttaatacgcgtttgaattatctcgtttaggtaattcccgtacccgtttcctaagttgagggactaaagttgccaaatggagaaagagatgactaggtcaactagtcaactctttcctctccattcattttatcacctcccaaataatacttcacctttttctctcaaaaccctcaaaccttcaatcatcatccaaattcgttcaagaaggattcgatcaaaacaaattgcatatttgaactcctcgtgatctcctcttcgtttccataccgatttcatcaattttgggtaactttctaaaatcactaattcttgtgttcttgagatttttaagttataaggttgttaattagtgtctatggctcgagtctagtttgtttatgtgatttgtatgctcgtttttgatattttgatgtaactagttcatattgaaagaatgcttgcttaatcttgagttttaggtgttcatatgttgttgaatgatgaaagttcatgttttaattgtgttcctaacatcactagcttcaaattggtatgtaggttgacatggattagtttcatatgcaagattgttgaatttgtgattttggattagggtttgatgagctttacatgaacttttgatgcgtcaaatgctatgagatattgttgttaagtgttttgttgcaatgtgtgtttgattaccttcgaaacggcataacatacatgtaaattggttgcccgaatcataaaatgcgtttttggaacttaaactttgattatgaatgtttaattacggtttttggttattgtaagtggaagtttgattgatgaaatgtgcttagttgtattcctcgtcaaattacctttccaacgatatataataggcattataagtgtttgcgggtcaagagttgggttggaaaaggttttggctcgtgcatacttgggaaaaacagaaacagacctgcacagatggtggcgcggcgcgcccctaccccgcgcggcgcgccgaatggcctggacagattctgacctccatgtcccttttaacgtgaaatgttcgactagctaccgacctccgattcacatgaaacttgttttaatatacttgtatatgaataattagcatggaaaatttgtccgggacccgacccgaacatgttgactttttcgttgactttgacccgaccaagtttgactttttgtcaaacttaaccaattaattatgcaatcttcctaacatgcttttatacttgtatcttgcatgaaacttgacaatttgctccacatgctatattaatcgagtcgtatcgagccataggactaattgaacatctttgacccttcgtgactatcgttattgatacaacctaattgtttaggtcgagactagcattgttctttgcacgtttacttgttgaagtactatttcactcttgcaatcaaaggtgagatcatagtcccacttttactcttttgaacttgcttttgggatgagaaaacataaacgattcttttgaactaagtgaacacaagaacgggaaaacaaacattctacatacgagtttagaacgaaaatcctcaatccgattatcattagttacatcagatggtgtaagcgagaacttatgttatatggccatatgggtttgacaaaccctcattcaaacggttcgctaccgtttacgaatgaaatatattttcgggaacagtgttgttctagcactaattgatggggtattcaacggacggaacgttaagctttgataattgggtgctcgtgaatattaacttttagaatgtactatggctttatcgatgttgcaaatcttgtggttcaacttactattactcatttacttgtttaaacctatgatttcaccaacgttttcgttgacagattctctatgtttttctcaggtccttgaacttaggtgatacatgcttccgctcatactatttgatacttgcattggatgtcgagtatacttgcatacgtggagcgtctttttgactacttttaatcgtgtcgcacgtgtttcatacaaactttaaacattgttatgtacttgttatggaaactacttttgtaaactttgaaacacccttatttatgaaatgaatgcgacatacttttcggtcaaactttgttataaagacttacgaccatgtaatgggaccatacgtagatgacgccgtcatttgacgatttgtcggggtcgctacaaggaattttacggcaaagcctaaaaatctagaaataaaaataaactacggcaaatactaaatttaaaactaattacgaacgaaaaatatacaaaattaCGCTTGAACGATTAAaatgatacgaaatataaaaataaaatttaaggttataaaaatacaatttttataaataaaaaaaatattatttttatattatttattttataaaagtattaataaaaacttaattaaaatataaattaaataataaaactaaaactaaaaactaattaaataactaaaacctaattagggttaataataataataataattaatttaaaccctaaatttaattataattaatattaattataaaccctaattcgATCAGACTAAGGTACCAGGTCAGtcaaatcagctcatgcgatcgcatgagccgagtGTTGTAaattcatgcaatcgcatggtttcGGATACCAGGCCActttgttgggctgctacagtgttcggcccgaatactttttacttttttttttctatttttttaacttataaaatatttataaaaacctatatttaaaaaaaaattacctattagtttttgtaactaaaaaaatacaaactttttaattttaaaacgtaaaaatatagtaatatatatttatttctttttctttttcttttttatgtttttatatttttgaattttaaatatttaaaacttataaaaatatatttttacaaaaatagtttaaaacttaataaaaatcttttttttatagcgtttcgctttcggcgttgttgaagtccccggcagcggtgccaaaaattacttgatgtgatgcgaggtgtatacaaaatagttatatttttactacgaaatactattaaatacaatacaattttacacaagttatttatttatttatagagtggatatacctaaaccttgctacaacacttataggcagtgtacctaatcgtacagtagtgtagtttttagtaagtctggttcgttccacagggagctagccaagtttaacgctatatttttaaaactatatttgtatatatatatatatatatatatatatatatatatatatatatatatatatatatatatatatatataagtaatattattattattataaaaggggggttttaccgtttaatgaccggtttgtcgattttaaaacttatgtcgcaattaaaacctaatgtaaaatatacaaatgacttaatttaaagcgtaaagtaaataacgataataaaagtacgataattaaaagtgcgataaataaaatgacagtaaataaaaatgcgatgagatataaaataaaggaattatgcttatttaaacttccgtaatcatgatgtttgacgtgttgattttaatttattaccatgggttaattgtcctttgtcctggattattcgatatgtccatctggtttttgtccataacagtccatcagtcataaatataaagtgcgagtgtcctcgtcaaattatccttatatccgaagtcaaatattccaactaattggggacttaaactgcaacaaggtcttaatactttgtttaataattacaccagaatatcgactgcgtgcaacccaaggttttaatactttgttaacaattacgccaagtgtccttgtacataatccacccctgttttaatgagtctattgactattaatccatttccgtgtccggttaaataaacgattattagtatttataaatatcccgcccatcgtgtccgatcgagtgtatgtggttatttataattacgtccaattgtaaatctttgtatgtgattatttataattacgtccaattgtaaatctttatattaaattaatgaactatcattcaattaaacaaatataaagcccattaatagtccatagtccaatttccacaagtgtcggtcttttgtccaaatcccaattatggtacaaagctcaattaccccgtctttaatatttagcccaacgtcatgattacttcaatttaaataagcataataataacttagttacgagacattaatttaaaaaggttgaatataacttacaatgagtattaatcgcgtagtgttacacggacagagtttcgacttacaaccttaaaacattcgctaccataaccttattattattaatcttaaattaaaattaaaattataaatataaatatatatatatatatatatatatatatatatatatatatatatatatatatatatatatatatattgagatagagagtagatagaaaaagatgtgtatgtTCTCGGCcagaaatcgtgcaatttatagaatgtgagctgctacagtaccccatgcgatcgcatgacttttgtgcttccaggccatgcgatcgcatggtcagctggatcagaccacatgcttttgttttcttgtttgccgacggtttttaatatatatatatatatatatatatatatatatatatatatatatatatatatatatatatatatatatatataatatatataattttaagaattatttatatattatattatatatatgtgcatagttgacttatcattttagctccgttgcgtcacgcgttgatagttggttcatgtcccggttccagattttcgaacgtcctttcgtactatttaatatcttgtactttgcgttttgcggctcgtacttttgtaacttttagacgtttctcatcaataatttgaaccactttgactgtactttgtactttttagctttttggtcgtttgcgtcttcaaatcgtcgaatatgtcctttgtcttcaccttttaatatttaaacgaatatcacttgtaaatagaacaattgcaactaaaagcttgtctttcttgaaggataatgctatgaaatatatgtttgtttttagcattatcaatactgcTACACATCTGTAGCAGCACAAATCGCATTGATGGTTGGGTAGAGTTAATGGATGATTACGAAGTGGTCACTGTTAGCATCAAAGAGGATACTAGTAGAAAAATTAATATCCTTTTTGAACAACAGGAGGATATGGAAGAAGTTAAGTCCTTAGGGTCTAACACAGATGAAGATTTGGAAGATGATGACGATTTCATTGATGATACATTCGTTGACTCAGAAGATGATAACAACATATTCAATCCTGATACAGTTGCGGAGAAAAGGGATACTGATGTCAATAAGGATAGTGGTAATGAAAGGGAGGACAACAACACTGAAAAGCAGCTTTCCGGTGACAATTCAGGCACCATGTCAGGCAAGTGTAACTGGAAACCTAAAAGTTGGATGGATGAAGATGAAGAGGCGGGTTGTTGGAATTTAGGTGATCTTTTCCAAGATAGCAATTATGATGTTGGCACTGCAAAAGGCGCCTACACTGTTCCCGAAACTCCATTTAATGGGGTAAACCCAACTGCTGTGTACAATGAAAAGGCGCATGATGCTTATTGTCAATCCCCAAAGATGAATTCTGTTACAGATCCTGTTGATCTCAACCCATCAACTAAAGAGTCATTACGGGCCAGATATGATAAAGCCTAATGGAATTCTGGTGACAGCCCAACTAATAAACCCATTGATTCAAGCAATAATTCTACTTCAGTGAGGCCCATACCATCCCAGTCAGCTAACAATTGTATTTCCAAGCCCAATAATTCTCATAATATTGGATTGGGCTCAACGACCAAGGCTGATGATCAAAGTATTAAATTTGATAAAAAGAAAAGATCCAGCAAGCTAAAAGGAAAAGGAATGAGGTCGAATGAAGATGGTAGAAGGGACTGTTGCTGGTCAAGCATTAGGAGATGGAAAACCTCATCCAGAATGATGAATCTGAAGAATGCCGCGAGAAAAGATAAAATTGACAACCAATTGTTGCGATCCAGGTGCTCCAATTGTGCGAATTTGAGTCAATCTATTAATTCAAACTCTCAGGAAGACACGTCTAGGAAGGGCAAACATAACGGCAATGCTAATAGGGATGAGTACAGTAATGAGACATCCAATTCTTTCAATTCAGTGAACATGGAGGGGGTGCATGAGTTTGGATGTTGCCTTGGGTTGAAATGGCAGAAGATTTCTACTCCTTCTGCTATGTAAGTTATGTTGTTGCTATATTCGACTTATTAAGTTACTTATGAAGATTATAGCTTACAACGTTAGATGTTTTGGGTTCGGGAAACATAGCAAATTCGGGCAAATTAAAAATCTTATCTATAAGGAGAAACCATCCTTTTTGGCTCTCCAGGAGACTAAATTACACCCTGTTAATGCCTCATGGATTCAAACCCTATGGGGCTCAACCGAGTGTGATTTTATCCAACAAGAGATGGTCGGGAAGTCCGGGGGACAACTTTTGATTTGGGATTCGAATGTCTTTGATGCCACTGATTGCATCAGATTTGATAGGGCTATTGGGGTTCGAGGTAAATGGAAATCTAATGGATGCACCCTTAACATCCTAAATGTTTATGGTCCCCATGACGATGCAAAAAAGCAAAGACTATGGGATACTCTTACAGGTATGATATCCAACAGTAACGATGCTTGGACCTTGTGTGGTGATTTTAACGAGGTCAGAGACTCGTCGGAGCGATAAAACTGTGAATTCGTGGCTAGCAGAGCAAAAAGATTTGATGATTTCATTGTCAATAACAATCTCATAGATGTCCCACTAGGCGGGAGGATGTACACGCGTGTAAGTGATGACGGCTTAAAATTTAGTAAACTTGATCGATTTCTTGTGTCCGAGAATTTTGGGTCGAAATGGGTAAATCTTGCGGCTGTGGTACTTGAAAGAAATGATTCTGATCATTGCCCTATTAGGTTAATGGATGACGAGAAGAACTTCGGCTCGAAACCGTGCAAAATTTTTGATTGTTGGTTAGGTGATGAAGAGGCTGATCAAATTGTCAAAAACACATGGGTCTTAGAAGCAGGTTCAGATACGAGAAAAGATCGATGGTTCATGAATAAATTAAAAAAGGTCAAATTGGAATTAAAGTCATGGAGTTTGCAGCACTTCGGTCAATTAGATGGGGAAATCGACATGCATAAAAACACTGCTCAGGCCTTAGAAATTAAGGCTGAAACTAGTCCCTTGAATCAGCAGGAACTTGAACTATGGAAGACGTCGAGGAAAAGTTGGCTAGAAAAAGAAAAGATCAAAACGGGTATGTTAAAACAAAAGGCGCGTGTTCGTTGGATTCTAGAAGGAGACGAGAACTCTAAATTCTTCCATTCGATAATTCGAAATCAATATAACAGGTGCAACATTCGTGGTGTTACTATAGAGGGAGTATGGATCGACAGCCCGGATGCAATCAAAACAGAAACTTTCAACCATTTTAGTCGGACATTTGAAGAACCTGACAACATGAGGCCTTCGATGGAGGACTTGAGTTATCCATCCATTACACTAGAGGAAGCTGCCGAATTGGAAAGTAAGTTCCTTGAATCTGAAATCTTCGAAGCCATTAATGATTGTGGTAGTACGAAAGCTCCGGGGCCGGATGGTTTCAATATGCGTTTTTCAAAAAATATTGGGAGCTAATTAAAGGCGACTTAGTAGAGACTTTATCTTGGTTTTGGTAGAAGGGTGAAATCTCTAGAGGTTGCAATGCTTCGTTCGTGACTCTAATTCCTAAGAAAGCTGATCCATTGAGATTTGGGGACTATCGGCCTATTAGCTTAATAGGAAGCTATTACAAGATAGTTTCCAAGCTACTCTCGAATCGTTTACGCAAAGTTTTACCCTCTCTTATCGGAATTGAGCAAAACGCATTTTTAAAGGGTCGTTTCATTCTTGATGGAGTTCTAATTGCAAACGAAATGGTGGATTTTCTTAAAACGAATCATAAGAAAGGAATCATATCTAAAGTGGATTTTGAAAAGGCATTTGATAGCCTTAATTGGAATTTCTTACTTGAAGTTATGAAAAGCATGGGGTTCGGTTGTAAATGGAGGAAGTGGATTTTGAATTGTCTTAAGTCAGCTTCTATCTCAATCCTTGTGAACGGGTCACCAACTCGCGAGTTTACACTTGGAAGAGGGGTTAGACAAGGAGATCCACTCTCTCCCTTTCTTTTCATTCTTGCGGCGGAAGGTTTGAATATTCTTACTAAAGCGGCGTTGGATAAAGGTCTCTTTAAAGGTATTGAGGTCGGGAGAGAAAAAGTCCTAGTCTCACACCTTCAATATGCGAATGACACCATATTCTTTGGTGAGTGGAGCCGATCAAATGCGTGCAATCTCATGAACCTCCTTAAATGTTTCGAGTTAACTTCGGGCCTTAAAGTCAACTTTCAAAAGAGTTCTATTTACGGGATTGGGATTGAATCTAATGAACTTGACTCACTAGCTCATCTTATGGGTTGTCAGATTGGTAATTTCCCTTTCATATATCTAGGGCTACCCATCGGCGCGAAGATGAAAAAGATGAATGATTGGAAGACGGTTATCGATAAATTTAATAGTAGGCTTTCGTGTTGGAAAATGCGATCGATGTCATTCGGGGGAAGGTTAGTCCTTATTAAATCGGTTCTTTCAAGCCTTTCATTGTACTATTTCTCGCTCTTCCGCACTGCACCATGCTTGTTAAAATTACTTGAGAGTGTGAGGCGAAATTTCTTTTGGGCGAGTCAGGTTCGGGTAAAAAAGTGTCGTGGGTCAAATGGGATAAGGTCATTAATTCTTTCGGGGAGGAGGGGGGGTTAAACATTGGATCCTTAAAATGTAAAAATCTCGCTTTATtgggaaagtggtggtggaggtttaaaaccgaaaccaacgCTCTTTGGGTCAAAATTATTCGTAGCATTTATGAAATTGACGGTGGTCTTATGTTGGGGAATGAGGCTTCTCATTCTTCATCAAAAGGCATTTGGTACAATATTGTCAATGCAGGAAAAGCAATTGAGGATTTACAGATTCAATTCAATAACTCCTTCATTAAGGTGATTGGTGATGGGGGTTCTACATCCTTTTGGCTTGATCATTGGATAGGTGACAACAAGTTATGCAGTATGTTTCCTAGGCTGTTTAGGCTCGAGCAAGAAATCAATGTCTCGGTTAAGGATCGTTTATCAGATGGTGGTATAGTTTGGCACTGAAAGCGTCCCCCTAGAGGCCGAGCAGCAGGTGACCTGGTATCTCTTTCTAATCTATTGTCTTCGATTCGTTTAGATGGCAGCCGCAAAGACTCCTGGAGGTGGTCCCTATCGTCTGATGGAATGTTTAAGGTGAAAATTCTTGCATCTGAAATTGACCTTAAAATCCTGTCTACAAATTCTCCTCATCAGAGCACTCTCCGCAATTCCCCTGTCTCGAAAAAAGTCGAGTTGTTTGTGTGGCGCGCTCTACTGAGAAGACTACCCGTAAGATCTGAATTAGACAAACGTGGAATTGATCTCCATAGTCTTCTTTGCCCGATATGTGATGATGTCGTAGAATCCGTTGATCACTCACTTATCTTTTGTAGACAATCTTTAGAGATTTGGGGACGTGTTTTTAAATGGTGGAATAAAGGAAACTTTTCTTATTTTAGTGTTCGCGAATTGTTCGAAGGTAATGTCTTTGAGACAATTGTCGGGTTTTGGAAAGAAAGTTTGGCAAGCGGTGATATGGATAGGGGCTTATCTCATTTGGAAGAATCGTAATAACAAGGTATTTAAAGGCAATGGGTGGAGTACTCCGGTAGCTCTCAACGAAATTCAAATCATTTCATTCGATTGGATATCCAATAGATCGAGAGGGAAAAAGTTCGAGTGGCACACGTGGTTACACAACCCGAGTTCGTTCCTTTAATTCGGTTTAGATGAGATGCAGCCTTTGCACCTCTCCATGATGTATGTTGTAAAGTAATTTCGTGTTAGCTAGTTCAGGTTCGAGTAGTCTGCACAAGTCTTGTCCTTGTGATATGTACACAAGTCTTGTATCCTTCGTGTTATATCTTTGGTTTTTATAATgtattcttgcttttcaaaaaaaaaaaaaaaaaaaaaatcctataaAGCATTTTAAAGTTTCTAATTGCATCTTTCATCGTAACGAAAATTAACTGAGTCCGTTAAAACTAATCACCATCCATGTGATCTTTAACTAATTAAAGATTAAGGAATCATGATAGAAACAAAACAGCTAGTGCATGTTGAGAAACAGCAACACCCACGCTTTTAAATGCGAGAGTAGACCTTTCAAATACAATCATTACCATCAAGAAACTTATAAGACAAAATTAGACCATGAAAAGGGTGAAATTAAGGGATAGGATTAAAAAGGGTTTGAGGTCCCTTTTCTATCATTAAACAAAAAATGGAAATAAATTAAAATTTTCAATTTTTTTCGTTGTTTACTTATAAAGATGTCACTTTATATACTAATTATATTTTCCAACTATAATGAAGCACTAATAAATTTGTTAAACAAGTGAATTATGGTGTCAAAAAGTAAGCATTTCCACCCATTTGTAAATATTTATTAGGGTTTACAATTTTGGTGATTGATTTGGTTGTGCTAATTAAGAGATGCAAACAGAGGAATCTGAACCGGTAAGATCGGTGATAGCAGATACAAGAGGAAAACATAGAATTTTGGCTGAACTTAAAAGACTTGAACAAGAAACTCGCCATTTGGAGGTCTGTTTTTACTGCAAAATTTTGATTTTTTATTGGTTTATTCTTGAATTCGTGATATGGGTTTTTGTGGGTTTACTTCAAAATTGAAACTTTTTgtttgtaagtttttttttttttttttttttttgaatttaggATGATAATAAATGGTATGCAATGAATGGTTTGATTTGTGTCACTAATTTTGTAGCTTATCATTCTTTTGTCAGTTTGTTCAGAAATAATTTCTGGTTGCTATTCCATCCGTACAAGGTTAAGTGAATTTTAACTAACAATCCTAAAAGGGGAGTAATCCATACACCACCAAGTTTGCCATACACCACCAGACCAAACATACATTATGAATGTTGTATTGTACAAAACTGTAAAACATATTTGTTGGTGTACGGCTAAAaattggtggtgtacgaatcatcacccaTCCTAAAATAGCATTACAAGAAAGCCATGTACAATTTTTCTTAATTCTTTTTTTCAGTTTAAAAACTGACTTACTAAAGTTTTTAAATAATGAAAAGATTATTTACTTTAAACTTTGATGCAAGGGGCGATCACTTGGGATTCTTTTTAGGAGGTCTCAGTTCGAATtttgtcaattttatatggttGGCGGCTTCACCTATCCAAAacaaaaaagaaaaaggaaattaAATGAACTTTTGAATGAATCTTTATGGGTTCCGTTGCTCGCATCAGTATGTTTTTACATCTTCTCAATGTATGTAGCTTATTATTTAGGTGATTGTACGCGTTACATTTTGATAGAGTTTGATTGATCAACTCGTACTTcgtttatatttaatttaaatgtaTTTAGATGAATTCTATTTAATAAGTTAGTGTTTGAACTTTTAATAATTAGCTGATAATAAGTTGTTTGGATGCTTAACTGATTCTGATTTTTTAAAAAGATGACACATACGATAACCAAAAGTAGCATTCTTGTAAAATGTGAGATGCTTCTGATGAAACAGGAGTAAATGTCTCCCAAATTAGGTTACAAAATGGGTGTGTTTAGATGATTTTAAGTTTACCCAATAATTATTTGCTTCTATGAAACGAGTGGCTATAACTTGTAGTTATAGGTGACCTTTGCTTCTTGAAGTAGTTTATATGAGCAAGAAATATACTCTTTTTTTTGTTTCGTAAAAGTTGCAACATCTGACTAGGCACATTGTTTAGAGTAGATGTTTTACTACCAACGAGCTTTGGCTTGAGTGGTATTCTATGGGTTTACTCCCGGGGTCGGCCTGTGTCCTTTTCTAGGTGATGCCGATCAGCCGTTAAAAAAAAGTAGATGTTTTACTCTCTTTATAAGAGTATAAGAATGATTACCCGTTGTACCCCTTTTAGCCTTGTATCTTTGATGGGGATATATTTATATTATGTGGTGTGTATGCTTTTATAAATTCCTATTTTTGTTATAAACGTAACATATCATATGTAGGAGGAGCTTGATCAGCTTGAAAAAATGGAAACAGCCTCGGCTTCTTGCAAAGAGTAAGTATTAATGTGCTAAGTTTTCCATTTGTAATAAAAGTAGATGTGTCGTGAACCTTGAGATCAATTACAGTTCTAACGTACTTCTTCTTTGCGTTTTGATAGATTTCTGAATAATGTGGAAACAAAACCGGATCCGTTGCTTCCCACGTAAGACCCCTTGCTTTTGGCTTGCAAACTTAACATTAATTAATATATACATCACattaaaataaaaaaacttaacagttaaattaatttattatttattaacgaGTTAGGAAATTTGTGCGTTGCGACGGGGGCAATATATTTTCTTTtggaaaaataaaatataaataaaaatagataaatGCCAATATGAAGCATGACGTCAACTGATGTGAGCAAAGAATATTGTGCACCTCAATTTATGTTTTAGTATaggtgttactaataataataataataataataataataataataataataataataataataataataatatatactgtaCTTCGTATG is from Rutidosis leptorrhynchoides isolate AG116_Rl617_1_P2 chromosome 10, CSIRO_AGI_Rlap_v1, whole genome shotgun sequence and encodes:
- the LOC139873239 gene encoding guanine nucleotide-binding protein subunit gamma 2-like isoform X2, producing MVGGFTYPKQKRKRKLNELLNESLWVPLLASEELDQLEKMETASASCKEFLNNVETKPDPLLPTTSGPTNPSWDQWFEGPQDKSGCRCWIL
- the LOC139870861 gene encoding uncharacterized protein gives rise to the protein MRSNEDGRRDCCWSSIRRWKTSSRMMNLKNAARKDKIDNQLLRSRCSNCANLSQSINSNSQEDTSRKGKHNGNANRDEYSNETSNSFNSVNMEGVHEFGCCLGLKWQKISTPSAICFGFGKHSKFGQIKNLIYKEKPSFLALQETKLHPVNASWIQTLWGSTECDFIQQEMVGKSGGQLLIWDSNVFDATDCIRFDRAIGVRGKWKSNGCTLNILNVYGPHDDAKKQRLWDTLTDVPLGGRMYTRVSDDGLKFSKLDRFLVSENFGSKWVNLAAVVLERNDSDHCPIRLMDDEKNFGSKPCKIFDCWLGDEEADQIVKNTWVLEAGSDTRKDRWFMNKLKKVKLELKSWSLQHFGQLDGEIDMHKNTAQALEIKAETSPLNQQELELWKTSRKSWLEKEKIKTGMLKQKARVRWILEGDENSKFFHSIIRNQYNRCNIRGVTIEGVWIDSPDAIKTETFNHFSRTFEEPDNMRPSMEDLSYPSITLEEAAELESKFLESEIFEAINDCGSTKAPGPDGCNASFVTLIPKKADPLRFGDYRPISLIGSYYKIVSKLLSNRLRKVLPSLIGIEQNAFLKGRFILDGVLIANEMVDFLKTNHKKGIISKVDFEKAFDSLNWNFLLEVMKSMGFGCKWRKWILNCLKSASISILVNGSPTREFTLGRGVRQGDPLSPFLFILAAEGLNILTKAALDKGLFKGIEVGREKVLVSHLQYANDTIFFGEWSRSNACNLMNLLKCFELTSGLKVNFQKSSIYGIGIESNELDSLAHLMGCQIGNFPFIYLGLPIGAKMKKMNDWKTVIDKFNSRLSCWKMRSMSFGGRFKTETNALWVKIIRSIYEIDGGLMLGNEASHSSSKGIWYNIVNAGKAIEDLQIQFNNSFIKVIGDGGSTSFWLDHWIGDNKLCSMFPRLFRLEQEINVSVKDRLSDGDGSRKDSWRWSLSSDGMFKVKILASEIDLKILSTNSPHQSTLRNSPVSKKVELFVWRALLRRLPVRSELDKRGIDLHSLLCPICDDVVESVDHSLIFCRQSLEIWGRVFKWWNKGNFSYFSVRELFEGNVFETIVGFWKESLASGDMDRGLSHLEES
- the LOC139873239 gene encoding guanine nucleotide-binding protein subunit gamma 2-like isoform X1 produces the protein MVSKKMQTEESEPVRSVIADTRGKHRILAELKRLEQETRHLEEELDQLEKMETASASCKEFLNNVETKPDPLLPTTSGPTNPSWDQWFEGPQDKSGCRCWIL